A single region of the Bdellovibrio sp. GT3 genome encodes:
- a CDS encoding phospholipase D-like domain-containing protein, whose protein sequence is MKLKFYLIAAMMTFVSTAFSARNMKDSEGVYRRRTEPQQITILDSGIASLKKRLDMIEGAKRSIEMEYFIYSIDTAGRLITDALIRKARQGVKIRVIVDTSLPIFELNKYYASVLKEAGIEVHYYNPAVLVRVVTVQFRSHRKTLIVDGIEGITGGRNIADEYFDLSREYNFLDTDIVVKGSIVQDMLKSFEEFWNAELTENAPVVTAPRPSDFPNLSDDYQNDPWALQDKDARISLSRFKGEVSRYKEGTAKAKAFTVLTPEDYKVRRHVDTLGAQLLAKETTAICNDTLFAADFPGMGEKTRVLRKQLALEASLATKNVFIESPYFVVKKEISTILDDLIRRKVQINVVSNSLYSTDAFYTQAVFDTRIRRWTELGVNVWMHKGRINPSVYPVLPEVRGSRWGTHSKRAVIDEKTIMVGTFNMDPRSTNINAEMALICRDNPKLAKALQENIQQHIDGAAKLNRYGLREDGRPMHENVPLSKKVLFWMTLPLANVLDFLL, encoded by the coding sequence ATGAAGTTAAAGTTTTATTTAATAGCAGCAATGATGACCTTCGTAAGCACTGCTTTTTCCGCGCGCAACATGAAGGACTCTGAAGGCGTCTATCGTCGCCGTACCGAACCTCAGCAAATCACCATTCTTGATAGTGGCATTGCCTCACTAAAAAAACGCCTGGATATGATCGAAGGCGCAAAGCGTTCGATTGAAATGGAATACTTCATTTACAGCATCGATACAGCCGGTCGTTTGATCACGGATGCTTTGATTCGTAAAGCGCGCCAAGGTGTAAAAATCCGGGTGATTGTGGATACTTCACTTCCGATCTTTGAATTGAACAAATACTACGCGTCTGTTTTGAAAGAGGCGGGGATTGAAGTTCACTACTACAACCCGGCCGTTTTAGTGCGGGTGGTAACCGTTCAGTTTCGCAGCCATCGCAAAACATTGATCGTGGATGGTATCGAAGGAATCACCGGTGGTCGCAATATCGCCGATGAATATTTTGATCTAAGCCGCGAGTACAACTTTTTGGATACCGACATCGTGGTTAAGGGTTCCATCGTTCAGGACATGTTGAAAAGCTTCGAGGAATTCTGGAATGCGGAGCTGACTGAAAATGCCCCGGTGGTCACTGCACCTCGGCCCTCTGACTTTCCGAATTTAAGTGATGATTATCAAAATGACCCGTGGGCCTTGCAGGACAAGGACGCACGTATTAGCTTAAGTCGTTTTAAGGGTGAAGTTTCCAGATATAAAGAAGGCACGGCAAAAGCCAAGGCTTTCACCGTGCTGACTCCTGAAGATTACAAAGTGCGACGTCATGTTGATACATTGGGTGCGCAGCTTTTGGCAAAGGAAACCACGGCGATTTGCAATGACACTCTTTTTGCTGCTGACTTCCCAGGTATGGGCGAGAAAACCCGCGTGCTGCGCAAGCAGCTGGCTTTGGAAGCGAGTCTGGCGACAAAGAATGTCTTTATCGAGTCACCGTACTTTGTCGTTAAGAAAGAAATTTCGACTATTCTTGATGATTTGATTCGTCGTAAAGTTCAAATCAATGTGGTGTCGAACAGTCTTTATTCCACGGATGCTTTTTATACCCAGGCGGTGTTTGATACCCGCATTCGCCGTTGGACTGAATTGGGAGTGAATGTTTGGATGCACAAAGGAAGGATTAATCCTTCTGTGTATCCGGTACTTCCAGAAGTGCGCGGTTCGCGTTGGGGGACTCACTCCAAGCGTGCGGTGATCGATGAAAAGACGATCATGGTAGGCACCTTTAACATGGATCCGCGCTCCACCAACATCAATGCCGAAATGGCTTTGATCTGTCGTGATAATCCGAAGCTCGCAAAAGCCCTGCAGGAAAATATCCAGCAGCACATCGATGGCGCCGCGAAACTCAATCGTTATGGATTGCGTGAAGACGGACGTCCGATGCACGAAAACGTACCGCTATCCAAGAAGGTTCTGTTTTGGATGACGCTGCCTTTGGCGAATGTTTTGGATTTCTTGCTGTAA
- a CDS encoding pyruvate, water dikinase regulatory protein encodes MSPEAKTYTIYILSDSTGETAATMIRAALVQYSTKDINIIRSKNVRTEAQAEAVIEECFERRGMLAYTVASPSLRNKIREHASGKGIPHFDLLGPLLSTLDTFFGEHSESHVGALRAVDERYFKRIEAIEYTVKHDDGKTFAELDKADIVLVGISRTSKTPLSIFLSHKGWKVANVPLVLDAPLPEELFKVDQRRVVGLIIDMDSLQRIRKSRLEKFGQDTGGQYASMSHIAKEIEFAEKIFKQNRRWPVFNVTERALEETASEIVRIIAARLGLPDSVIF; translated from the coding sequence ATGAGTCCTGAAGCCAAAACCTACACCATCTATATTCTCTCAGACAGTACCGGTGAAACAGCAGCCACGATGATTCGTGCTGCTTTGGTTCAGTACTCCACCAAAGACATCAACATTATCCGCAGTAAAAATGTGCGCACTGAAGCACAAGCCGAGGCAGTGATCGAAGAATGTTTCGAACGCCGCGGAATGCTGGCTTACACCGTTGCCAGCCCCAGCCTGCGCAACAAGATCCGCGAACACGCTTCCGGCAAGGGTATTCCACATTTCGACTTGCTCGGACCTTTGCTGAGCACACTGGATACTTTTTTTGGTGAGCACTCTGAATCCCATGTGGGCGCCCTGCGTGCGGTTGATGAACGTTATTTCAAGCGCATTGAAGCAATTGAGTACACCGTTAAACACGACGACGGAAAAACTTTTGCTGAGCTTGATAAAGCTGACATCGTTCTTGTGGGTATTTCCAGAACCAGCAAAACTCCCCTGTCGATTTTCCTAAGTCACAAAGGCTGGAAGGTCGCCAACGTTCCGTTGGTCTTGGACGCCCCTCTTCCGGAAGAACTATTCAAAGTCGATCAGCGCCGAGTGGTGGGATTGATCATTGATATGGATTCCCTGCAAAGAATCCGCAAAAGCCGTTTGGAAAAATTCGGTCAGGACACCGGCGGCCAATACGCTTCCATGTCCCACATCGCCAAAGAAATTGAATTCGCGGAAAAGATCTTCAAGCAAAACCGCCGCTGGCCCGTGTTCAACGTGACTGAGCGTGCCTTGGAAGAAACTGCGAGTGAAATCGTGCGTATTATCGCTGCCCGCCTGGGGCTTCCGGATAGCGTGATTTTTTAG
- a CDS encoding GTP cyclohydrolase, protein MERLSQALVSKISTFQKRLQSFLENDFDPQSEERERIQTEFESSRDEALVRGLSQGLPEDHIDRSIVVFSRLAMLFQAGILLENHDGNWKAQAFFNKGVSELFKNNSKSSISLPNASLMTWLKTDAAAILRKTNLQHLDPENKTTCLLIKVTPDFSFILFSELPDIWLQNHTDNVRRSLINGFAD, encoded by the coding sequence ATGGAACGTCTATCACAAGCTTTGGTCTCTAAAATCTCCACTTTTCAAAAACGCCTTCAATCATTTTTAGAAAATGATTTCGATCCGCAATCTGAAGAGCGCGAACGCATTCAAACTGAATTCGAATCTTCCCGTGACGAAGCACTGGTGCGCGGTCTTTCCCAAGGCTTGCCAGAGGATCACATTGATCGCTCGATCGTGGTGTTCTCTCGCCTGGCGATGTTGTTTCAAGCCGGCATCCTTTTGGAAAATCACGATGGCAACTGGAAAGCACAGGCTTTTTTTAACAAAGGCGTTTCTGAACTTTTCAAAAACAACTCCAAATCCTCGATCTCTTTGCCCAACGCCAGCTTGATGACGTGGCTTAAAACAGATGCCGCTGCGATTTTGCGTAAGACAAATTTGCAACATCTGGACCCTGAAAACAAAACGACGTGCCTGTTGATCAAAGTGACTCCTGACTTTTCATTTATTTTGTTCTCTGAGCTGCCGGACATCTGGTTGCAAAACCACACCGACAATGTTCGTCGCTCCTTGATCAACGGATTTGCGGACTAA
- the nusB gene encoding transcription antitermination factor NusB has product MKLTARRQARELALQILFQTEFTPQISMRTFMDVFEESYDSETTSYAELLIKGVQDNKAAVDSKIQASSAHWKVERMATIDRNILRIAVWEMKFAADPIKENIAINEAVEIAKKYGTSDSASFVNGLLDQVSKVH; this is encoded by the coding sequence ATGAAACTGACAGCAAGACGCCAAGCCCGGGAGCTCGCACTCCAAATCCTGTTCCAAACTGAATTCACGCCGCAAATTAGCATGCGCACGTTCATGGATGTATTCGAAGAGTCTTATGACTCCGAGACGACTTCCTATGCCGAGCTTTTGATCAAAGGCGTTCAGGATAACAAAGCCGCTGTGGATTCCAAAATCCAGGCGTCCAGTGCCCACTGGAAAGTGGAGCGCATGGCGACCATCGATCGCAATATTTTGCGTATCGCGGTTTGGGAGATGAAATTCGCTGCTGACCCGATCAAAGAAAACATCGCTATCAATGAAGCAGTTGAAATCGCCAAAAAATACGGCACATCTGATTCCGCAAGTTTCGTAAATGGACTTCTAGATCAAGTGAGCAAGGTACACTAA
- the nrdR gene encoding transcriptional regulator NrdR codes for MKCPFCGHADDRVLDTRVQKDGSIRRRRECLECKARFSTVETIMIALPYIIKKDGRREPFSKEKILKGLSAATQKRPVSVAQIDAVVERIAAWIVNRGESEVSSRLLGKKVMAELKQLDDVAYVRFASVYRTFKDVQEFVETLEDAELLDFVDASNPQLSLTAMNFVESEKKPNHETDSKTPSPGARTPNPVPN; via the coding sequence ATGAAATGCCCATTTTGTGGCCATGCCGATGACAGAGTTTTAGATACGCGAGTGCAGAAAGATGGCAGCATCCGTCGCCGTCGCGAATGCCTTGAGTGCAAAGCTCGTTTTTCGACAGTTGAAACCATCATGATCGCCCTCCCATACATCATTAAAAAAGACGGTCGCCGCGAGCCATTCAGCAAAGAAAAAATCCTGAAGGGTTTGTCAGCTGCGACCCAAAAACGTCCTGTCAGTGTCGCGCAAATTGATGCCGTGGTAGAGCGAATTGCTGCTTGGATTGTCAATCGTGGCGAATCCGAAGTGAGCTCTCGCCTGCTGGGCAAAAAAGTGATGGCGGAACTGAAACAGCTTGATGACGTGGCTTATGTTCGTTTCGCGAGTGTTTATCGTACCTTTAAAGACGTCCAGGAATTTGTTGAGACTCTTGAGGACGCTGAACTGCTTGATTTTGTCGATGCAAGTAATCCACAATTAAGCCTTACAGCGATGAATTTTGTCGAAAGCGAGAAAAAGCCAAATCATGAAACTGACAGCAAGACGCCAAGCCCGGGAGCTCGCACTCCAAATCCTGTTCCAAACTGA